A portion of the Cryptomeria japonica chromosome 5, Sugi_1.0, whole genome shotgun sequence genome contains these proteins:
- the LOC131876146 gene encoding uncharacterized protein LOC131876146, translated as MRSYPGPIFSPDHPTGYPGPWRHGDQDEDQGSRSEEPEEGEDHEEAGDPDPPTGDQSSVEEEEEEDTDREEDEGDAGDDADEDEDDEEEDRDDEEESDAAPHHSGDDTIALDPPLIPQQGEHEAIRRPIPSTVQPTPIVHRLFERGEPSGAQAQIVPYHDPYWREGDPANVQEWRSLIQQAMTDISMIAQIPSSSQIAYRPQGNAGRHEDLFSPFRVQVDIWRERERVLSEDVQRARQRERVLSEDLQQARRDLVAAQAEATTYHAILMDRDRRSSSRSHSRSVSRYTPMGPPSRPDQEGVSSRHSPATSPRDRR; from the exons atgagatcatatccaggtcctatcttttcaccagatcatccgacaggctatccaggcccatggagacatggagaccaagacgaggaccagggatccaggtcagaggagccagaggagggagaggatcatgaggaggcgggagatcctgatccacctacaggcgatcagtccagtgtcgaggaggaggaggaggaggatacagatagagaggaggatgagggagatgcaggtgatgatgcggatgaggatgaggatgacgaggaggaggatagagatgatgaggaggaatcggatgcagctccccaccattcaggagacgataccatagctctggatccacctcttattccccaacagggggaacatgaggcgatacggagacctattcctagtaccgtccagcctacacccatcgtgcatagattattcgagcgaggggagcctagcggtgcccaggcacagatagtaccatatcatgatccctactggcgtgagggagatccag ctaatgtgcaggaatggcgttccctgattcagcaggcaatgacagatatttccatgatagcacagatccccagttcctcacagattgcctataggcctcaggggaatgcgggtcggcatgaggacttgttttccccattccgagtacaggtagatatatggagggagagagagagagtcctatcagaggatgtCCAGcgggcgcggcagagagagagagtcctatcagaggacctccaacaGGCGCGACGAGATCtagtagcagctcaggccgaggctaccacctatcacgcgatccttatggatagggatcgtaggagttcctctcggagtcactcacggtctgtatcgcgctacacacccatgggtccaccttcacggccagatcaggagggagtgtccagtcgacactctccagccactagccctagggataggagatga